DNA from Phocoena phocoena chromosome 1, mPhoPho1.1, whole genome shotgun sequence:
CTTCCCCGGGGAGGCAGGCAGGGTTCCACCTGTGGGAAATTGCCGACGGCCTGCAGGGTGGGGCAAGACGAGGATGCCCTGACGATGATTGGTTAAAGTGGCTGCCACTCATAAAACGAGTCTCGGCGTTCGGCTCCTTTCGTTCCCAGCAGGCCTTGAGCGCGGGAAGATGGCGGCGTCCAGGTGGAGGTCTTGAAGAGATCGGATCGGTATGGCGTTGGCGTCGAGGTCAGCAAGGCTGGCGCTTGCTCGCCCCGGGCGGCTCGGTCTTGGGAGCTGCGGGGCCCCAAGACGCGGGGCGTACGAGTGGGGCGTGCGCTCCACGCGGAAGCCCGAGCCTCCTCCCCCGGACAGGGTGTACGAGATTCCTGGACTGGAGCCCATCACCTACGCGGGGAAGATGCACTTTATGCCCGGTCTGGCGCGGCCAGTCTTCCCGCCCTGGGAACCTGGCTGGACGCCCCCGAAGTTCCGCCGCTTGCCCCCGCTTCACGAGCACCCGCTGTACAAAGACCAGGCCTGCTACGTCTTCCACCAGCGTTGCCGCCTCCTCGAGGGTGAGGCCCCAGGACGGGCGGGAGGGGACCTTGGTCCTCTACCCAGCACTGACCCCGACcttctgtggccttgggcaagacGTTGAAACTCAGTGGGTCTCGGTTTCTCTGTCTGCGAAGTGGCCCGATATTGATTCTCATCTTCTGTGAATTgttaggattaagtgagatgTAAAGAGGAGTATGTGTGAGGAAGTATTAGAGTTTTAGTGGCTAAGTGAAAAGATCTGGTTTCTAGGCCTAGCCCTGCCCCTCAGcctctgtgtgattttgggcaagtGACTGAAGCttcctgagcctccatttcctgtGAAATGAGTGGTTTTGACTAGGTGGTTCACATTGACCCAGCTCTTGCACCCTGGAGATGTAACTATGTTTGAGAACTAGTTGGAGGGGAATTATAGTGCAAAGAGACAACAGAAATGGTACTTAATCTGCAGGTCTATCGCCTCATTTCAGGTTAGTCAATCAAGTTAATTGGTAATTAGAATTGGTAATTGTGACAGAGAGGAAGTGATTTGCCAGTGATCTGCTCACAGGTGCACTGTGCGTTACTAGTGAAGCCAGGGCTACACCTCTGGTTTCCCAGGTCGATGTCCTTTGTCAACGGTCAGAGCTGAGATGTTTTCAGGGAAAGGATCTGGGCCTAAAATCCATCTAGTCCACTTCTGCTCTCTTTCACTCTCACTAAGAACAGGTCAAAATGACTTTAGCCAAAACCATCTGTATGTATGTCTGGGGCAGTACGGGAAATTATGTTCCAGAGTCCCTGGAGGGGGTTTATTGAGAGTCCTCTTACCCAttttttcctcctcattcttCCTTAGTCCCTAAATCAGAGTGGGGTTAGGACAGGTCCTGAAAACACAAAATGGTCCAGGTAAGTGGGAAAGAATTTTCCAGTAAGTAATTAGGAAAGAAAGAGACCTGGCAGGATTTGGGGACTAAGCCAGATAATAAATCCTAGGTTTGAAAAAAACTTATGTCAACTGGCCAGCCTCTTAAGCTGCTCAAACCCATTCCTGAAAGCTGTATTTTTGGCCTTTAAACACTTCCAGTATCCTCACAGGGTGCTGTGAAGGACCTCACAAGACTTGGCACCCTTGAGTGACCCTGGTAACGTTACCATGTGGATGAAATGCATTAGCTGTGTCTTAGAAGTTAAGGTTAACTTGTTTGACTAGGCTGAAAACATACACTATGCTTTCACCATATGCAGAGGGGTTCTGTAAAGTCTGTAATAAAACTGCAAGATACAGGGCTAGAGAAGCAGATTGGGGTAATGGAGAGATCATGGGCTTTAACATAGACTCAGGttctcctcccagccccatcGCTTACAAGGTTTGGGACTTGTAACAAATTCCTTAGTCTCTTGAGTTTCATCCTCCATTCCATAAAATCCCATCCAACTTGTAGTTAAagctcctggcacagagtagatggtAATGTTCAGTAAATGGCAGCTCTTACATATTATTCATATACTAGTGAACCATAAATTCTTagtattttatccattttcaaGTTTAAGGAACGGTGGCAGTGTTGGGACTAAAAGTCAGGTTACCCGACCCCCAGTCCAGGGTTCTTTCTGCTGCACCACAAAATCCAGAAGTTAACGtttctaaatatttgtgtttctgaTGTCTTATGAGCCTTAAAGTGAAAAGTCTCATTACCTTTCATTTATCACCACAGAAGAAATTGTCTGAGGGTGTTTCCCTCAAAGTGTGCTAAGTTTGCTTTAATCCCAGACATAGTTTTTCAAATGAAGATATATCTCTGAGTCGAGTGATGTTTTTTCAACTGGGATGAGTAGCCTGCACCACAGCCCATCCCGCTGAGAGTAAGGGGGTTAAATTAGTTTTTGGAGACTAAGCACTCTGAATCAGatcttttagtttatttataCTCCTTTTCCTGAAAAGTATTTTGGGCATCTTACAGAAATTTTGTAGCACAGccagattaaattaaaaataggtgAGAGGATcagcacaaaggaaaaatgaaacagtGAATACAAAAAATCCATTCTGTGAGGTTGTACGTGTCCAGGGGAGCCCCAAAGTTGACTCTCAGCTTGCTAGCAGTCAACAAATGGTACAGAGATGGAGTCTGCTGACTAGGCCAGTTGCCTGTTTCTATAAATAGCTTTATTATAGTGAAACCATGCACACCTGTTTACTGATTACCTATGGCTGCTTTCGtgctacagtggcagagctgagtagttgtgatagAGACTGTGGCCcagaagctgaaaatatttactgtctggccctttaagaaaaagtttgacCCCTGGTATAGAGAAACTTTGTGAGTTATGCAATTCACCATGTCCAAAAGACAAAACAGTGCTCTACCCAGGAAAAGCCCAACCTTCCTGTACAGAGGCCAGGGAGAAGTTCAGAAGGTCTCAGGGAGGACCCTGCATAATAAATGGAGCAACATCCTCAGAATGATTCTTTTGACAAATACAGCAGTACATTTCATAGGGCTTCATACAAAAATCTGCTTATAAAATAGCTTGTTACAGAATCTCTCAGAGTCAGATGCGAAAGATAATCTAGTGCTCCCAAACTCAGGGCTCCTCAAGTTATTCATGATCCAgaagttatttccattatttccaAAAGCTCTTTCCCTTGATAGAGCAGTATGCACTTAATCCTGGGCCCATATCTATTAAATGACATATATTTGGCAGACATGAGCTTTTCCAGCCAGGGACTAGGGTGTCGGTTAATAGAAAGGATCTAGGTTTTGAGAGGTTGGCATCTAATGATGTAGTCCTGTAATCTGGGGTCTGAATTCTGCAGGTAACAAACAAATCCTTGCCTGCAAGATTCAGCCTCATGATCTCAGCCATCTTAGTGGCTGTTTGAATTCCTCCTGAGGCAAGTACTCACTGCCTCAATCAACTGTTAACTGTCTTTAGATGGTCATTCCTGAAGCTGAGTTGAAATCTGGCTCTCATagcttctgctttttattttagttctgACCCCTCAGATGTCGGAACAAATCCCATCTCTCTCTCAAGGCTGCTTTTTCCCCAAAATGCTACCCGGCAGGGATAAGCATCTCTTCCTGAATGACtttctcttttttggttttggttttttgtgacTGATGACTCTAAAGGTGTAAAGCAGGCTCTCTGGCTTACCAAGACCAAGTTAATAGAAGGCCTTCCTGAGAAAGTGCTTAGCCTTGCTGACGATCCAAGGAACCACATAGAGAATCAAGATGAATGTGTTCTGAATGTGATCTTTCACGCTCGTCTCTGGCACTCTACTGAAGACATCCCCAAGAGAGAGACCTACTGGTAAGTCTCCCCCAAGTCAATAAGGTTTCCAATTGATGGATCTTGGAGTCAGCCTGTTGCTTTACATCTCCAAAtgtctcttcttttctccaaGCCCAGTCATTGTGGACAGTCTGATACAGCTGTGTAAATCCCAGATTCTCAAGCATCCTTCTCTGGCCAGACGGATCTGTGCCCAAAACAACACGTTATCCACCACCTGGAATCGAGGTTGGTCCTCCTGTATAGCAGAAAGCCTTTGTCTGTTCATTGTCTTTCTGCTCTTAGCCCCATCACCAGCTT
Protein-coding regions in this window:
- the MRPL37 gene encoding large ribosomal subunit protein mL37, coding for MALASRSARLALARPGRLGLGSCGAPRRGAYEWGVRSTRKPEPPPPDRVYEIPGLEPITYAGKMHFMPGLARPVFPPWEPGWTPPKFRRLPPLHEHPLYKDQACYVFHQRCRLLEGVKQALWLTKTKLIEGLPEKVLSLADDPRNHIENQDECVLNVIFHARLWHSTEDIPKRETYCPVIVDSLIQLCKSQILKHPSLARRICAQNNTLSTTWNRESTLIQVHGSSGAQLNAKDPLPPIASQEEVEATKNHVLETFYPISPTVGLQECSVYDVNDDTGFREGYPYPYPHTLYLLESANLRPHRFQPDQLRAKMILFAFGNALAQARLLYGNDTKVLEQPVVVQSVGTDGRVFQFLVLQLNTTDLASDEGVKNLVWIDSDQLLYEHFWCLPVVRKKAVVEPVGPTGFQPETFRKFLALYLHGAV